The Desulfatibacillum aliphaticivorans DSM 15576 genome has a segment encoding these proteins:
- a CDS encoding sterol desaturase family protein: MSNLILQHEMLVRLGSFFGVFLLMALWEVLAPKRSLNASKPKRWAANLGITATGTLAVRYLFSAGATGFAILAQEKGWGVLALIEAPYWLKVLGAFLVLDFAIYMQHMVFHHLPLFWRLHMMHHADLDIDLTTGARFHPVEILLSMGIKIGVIFLIGAPVLAVLAFEVILNASAMFNHSNVRMPAGLDKVLRLFLVTPDMHRVHHSVIIKEFNSNFGFCLPWWDRLMGTYRAAPLKGHQGMTIGLAKFREEDKLQYLALLAMPFGKEIQRNS; encoded by the coding sequence ATGAGCAATCTGATCCTGCAACATGAAATGCTTGTCCGGCTTGGATCGTTTTTTGGGGTTTTCCTCCTGATGGCCTTGTGGGAGGTTCTGGCGCCAAAAAGAAGTTTGAACGCATCCAAACCCAAAAGATGGGCGGCCAACCTGGGTATAACGGCCACGGGAACTTTGGCCGTACGGTATCTCTTTTCCGCAGGCGCCACGGGATTCGCGATCCTGGCGCAGGAAAAGGGATGGGGCGTTCTTGCTCTCATCGAGGCGCCTTATTGGTTGAAGGTCTTGGGGGCCTTCCTGGTCCTTGATTTCGCCATTTATATGCAGCACATGGTTTTTCATCATCTGCCTTTGTTCTGGCGGCTGCATATGATGCATCATGCGGACCTGGATATCGACCTGACCACGGGCGCCCGGTTTCATCCTGTGGAAATTCTGCTCTCCATGGGAATCAAAATCGGGGTGATTTTCCTGATCGGAGCGCCTGTCCTGGCCGTGCTGGCCTTTGAAGTGATTTTAAACGCTTCAGCCATGTTCAACCATTCCAATGTTCGCATGCCTGCGGGGCTGGACAAAGTCCTGCGGCTGTTTCTGGTTACGCCGGATATGCACCGGGTGCATCATTCGGTGATAATTAAGGAGTTCAATTCCAATTTCGGATTCTGCCTGCCGTGGTGGGACCGGTTGATGGGCACGTACCGGGCCGCCCCTTTAAAAGGCCACCAGGGCATGACCATTGGGCTGGCAAAATTTCGGGAGGAAGACAAACTCCAGTATCTCGCCTTGCTTGCCATGCCGTTTGGAAAGGAGATCCAGCGAAACTCCTGA